The following are encoded in a window of Spiroplasma tabanidicola genomic DNA:
- the frr gene encoding ribosome recycling factor, whose product MLKDILENAQLEMEEVIEAFKHYLSKVRTGRANASMLKSVVVDFYGTPTPIDQTSQITSPEPQQLLVKPYDRGQLPNVVAAIHKADLGLNPMSEGDLIRIIIPQLTEDVRKDLVKKVHKELETFKIRVRNARRDANEKIKKSDFTEDDKGYGEDEVQKLTDKYIQSLDSITKDKEKDLMTI is encoded by the coding sequence ATGTTAAAAGATATTTTAGAAAATGCACAATTAGAGATGGAAGAAGTTATTGAAGCTTTTAAACATTATTTATCAAAAGTTAGAACAGGAAGAGCAAATGCTTCAATGTTAAAAAGTGTTGTTGTTGATTTTTATGGAACTCCAACTCCAATAGATCAAACAAGTCAAATTACATCACCTGAACCACAACAATTATTAGTAAAACCCTATGATAGAGGTCAATTACCTAATGTTGTTGCAGCAATTCATAAAGCAGATTTAGGTTTAAACCCAATGAGTGAGGGAGATTTAATTAGAATTATTATCCCACAATTAACAGAAGATGTAAGAAAAGACTTGGTTAAAAAAGTTCACAAAGAATTAGAAACTTTTAAAATTAGAGTAAGAAATGCAAGAAGAGATGCAAATGAAAAGATTAAAAAATCTGATTTTACTGAGGATGATAAAGGTTATGGAGAAGATGAAGTACAAAAATTAACAGATAAATACATTCAATCTCTTGATTCTATTACAAAAGATAAAGAAAAAGATTTAATGACAATCTAA
- a CDS encoding MFS cation transporter has product MNNWDLLILLPIIFVSSIFVIFFIIHKEKIKLKAGLFLGEIFIFWLGVAFIGYQLTNAANTIIKSIDSMAYILIILFSSSLFAIFLKPLATFFTGVIRKRKFWTILSYSILIFISFVLIFVKLNQLTIGIISLFYAILLSTSTIHNLILNEQFYYRVNTLPSTWICYTFIGLGSAFGVYIANIQSVVFKSINFLDLDIIALLIGLIVLLSTIFILKENKSLAGAFDKEVIIQLPKKNNWNFMLIYTLTLLLSLTYSISNSIITQTFLSLKFLEYGLSKEQIETWLRTFNNAFIIPSLIISYFIFKYLLKYFGQKYLFMMNLLVLFIMYTILVFITNPYIFIFLNIFIGITYTQLIYTLFSFCMFWNYRAPKNPVTGFFGSALFLGKFIIESIENILIKQKVSIFKDFYKIWDINNNDQLTAIKNQYFDVLSILFSVCVALTLIIALIYYYSSNKLIADFINYRLATQNLKGILKRRVIEKTKTQINVEDLKVKV; this is encoded by the coding sequence ATGAATAATTGAGATCTTTTAATATTATTACCAATTATTTTTGTTAGTAGTATTTTTGTAATTTTTTTTATAATCCATAAAGAAAAAATAAAGCTAAAAGCAGGACTATTTTTAGGAGAAATTTTTATTTTTTGATTAGGAGTGGCTTTTATTGGTTATCAATTAACAAATGCTGCTAACACAATCATTAAAAGCATTGATTCGATGGCTTATATATTAATAATTTTATTTAGCTCTAGTTTATTTGCAATATTTCTTAAACCTTTAGCCACTTTTTTTACTGGTGTAATAAGAAAGAGAAAATTTTGAACAATTTTATCTTATTCAATTTTGATTTTTATTTCGTTTGTTTTGATTTTTGTTAAATTAAACCAACTAACAATAGGAATAATTTCTTTATTTTATGCTATTCTATTATCTACATCTACAATTCATAATTTGATTTTAAATGAACAATTTTATTATAGAGTAAACACTTTACCTTCAACTTGAATTTGTTATACATTTATCGGTTTAGGTTCTGCATTTGGAGTTTATATTGCAAATATACAATCAGTAGTTTTTAAAAGTATTAATTTTTTAGACTTAGATATTATTGCGTTATTGATTGGGTTAATTGTTTTGTTATCAACAATTTTTATTTTAAAAGAAAATAAAAGTCTTGCAGGAGCATTTGATAAAGAAGTGATAATTCAATTACCTAAAAAAAATAATTGAAATTTTATGTTAATTTATACTTTAACTTTACTCTTATCTTTAACATATTCAATATCAAATTCTATAATCACTCAAACATTTTTAAGCTTAAAGTTTTTAGAATATGGACTTTCAAAAGAACAAATCGAAACATGATTAAGAACTTTTAATAATGCTTTTATCATTCCTTCATTAATTATTTCTTATTTTATATTTAAATATTTATTAAAATATTTTGGTCAAAAATATTTATTTATGATGAACTTGTTGGTTTTATTTATTATGTATACTATTCTAGTGTTTATTACTAATCCTTATATTTTCATATTTTTAAATATATTTATAGGAATAACTTATACTCAACTTATTTATACTTTATTCTCGTTTTGTATGTTTTGAAATTATAGAGCGCCAAAAAATCCTGTTACAGGTTTTTTTGGTTCTGCACTATTTTTAGGAAAATTTATAATAGAGTCAATTGAAAATATTTTAATAAAACAAAAAGTTTCTATTTTTAAAGATTTTTATAAAATTTGAGATATAAATAATAATGATCAATTAACAGCGATAAAAAATCAATATTTTGATGTATTATCAATCTTATTCTCAGTTTGTGTTGCATTAACATTAATAATTGCTTTGATTTATTATTATAGTAGTAATAAATTGATTGCTGATTTTATAAATTATCGATTAGCTACGCAAAATTTAAAAGGAATTTTAAAAAGAAGAGTTATTGAAAAAACAAAAACACAAATTAACGTTGAAGATTTAAAAGTTAAAGTTTAA
- the ispG gene encoding flavodoxin-dependent (E)-4-hydroxy-3-methylbut-2-enyl-diphosphate synthase, whose product MIKREKTRKIYVGNVQIGGNNKVVIQSMTTSKTHNVNETLKQINELYKEGCEVVRVAVLGIHDANALKEIVEKSPIPVVADIHFNYKFALIAADAGCAKIRINPGNIGIEENTIAVVQKCKDKKIPIRIGINSGSLPKKLVQKYGWTSKCMVESLREHIEILEKYEFYDIIYSLKATDPIMAIEAYSMASEIWDYPAHIGITEAGSLLNGAIKSSFGIGYLLYQGIGSTIRISLSEDPIMEIKVAKRLLNSIGLFDNMVEVIACPTCGRLEFDLKDVVNEIEEYVESFKFPLKIAILGCVVNGPGEASQADIGIAGGRNGGIIFKKGEIFKTVEQNYLVPELKNLINEYYDNWKKQQT is encoded by the coding sequence ATGATAAAACGAGAAAAAACGAGAAAAATTTATGTTGGAAATGTTCAAATTGGAGGCAACAATAAAGTTGTTATTCAATCAATGACAACTTCTAAAACTCATAATGTTAATGAAACTTTAAAACAAATAAACGAATTGTATAAAGAGGGTTGTGAAGTTGTAAGAGTTGCAGTTTTAGGTATACACGATGCAAACGCCTTAAAAGAAATAGTTGAAAAAAGTCCAATCCCAGTTGTAGCAGATATCCATTTCAATTATAAGTTCGCTTTAATCGCAGCAGATGCCGGTTGTGCAAAAATTAGAATAAATCCTGGTAATATCGGAATAGAAGAAAATACAATTGCTGTAGTTCAAAAATGTAAAGACAAAAAGATTCCTATAAGAATAGGCATTAATTCTGGTAGTCTACCAAAAAAACTAGTTCAAAAATATGGATGAACATCTAAATGCATGGTGGAATCGTTAAGAGAACATATTGAAATTCTAGAAAAGTATGAATTTTATGACATTATTTATTCTCTAAAAGCAACAGATCCAATAATGGCAATTGAAGCATATAGTATGGCAAGCGAAATTTGAGATTATCCTGCTCATATCGGGATAACCGAAGCAGGAAGTTTATTAAACGGAGCTATAAAATCAAGTTTTGGAATTGGATACCTATTATATCAAGGCATCGGTTCTACAATAAGAATTAGTTTAAGTGAAGACCCAATAATGGAAATAAAAGTTGCAAAAAGATTACTTAACTCTATAGGTTTGTTTGATAATATGGTCGAAGTTATTGCCTGTCCAACTTGCGGAAGACTTGAATTTGATTTAAAAGATGTTGTAAATGAAATTGAAGAATATGTTGAAAGTTTCAAATTTCCTTTAAAAATTGCAATATTAGGTTGTGTTGTTAACGGACCCGGAGAAGCAAGTCAAGCTGATATCGGGATTGCTGGAGGCAGAAATGGCGGAATAATTTTTAAAAAAGGAGAAATTTTTAAAACTGTAGAACAAAATTATTTAGTTCCCGAACTAAAAAATTTAATAAATGAGTATTATGATAATTGAAAAAAGCAACAAACTTAA
- a CDS encoding segregation and condensation protein A has translation MSNLKERWNQVELENFTGPLDLLLQMIKDKQVSILEINLLELSNQYLEYIKKIADKDIELASEYLVMAAYFLELKSKFLIPKEEVLVDGDYEEDQRKELLNRLLEYHKIKEVTEFFKEQQIESLKGLSKAKSIIKITRIDDEKLPLAPNNINLDKFSKIFLRAIEKSKFRTVETNILTTTEVSPEEIANEIKKHLIKHSIDKIKLEDLIEQKDFSLRMLVATFMAVLDLASKKLINIFQEGDDIIVENISKGE, from the coding sequence ATGAGTAATTTGAAAGAAAGATGAAATCAAGTTGAACTCGAAAACTTTACAGGTCCTTTAGATCTTTTATTACAAATGATAAAAGATAAACAAGTAAGTATTTTAGAAATAAATCTTTTAGAATTATCAAATCAATATCTAGAATATATAAAAAAAATAGCTGACAAAGATATAGAACTTGCAAGTGAATATTTAGTAATGGCTGCTTATTTTTTAGAACTAAAATCAAAATTTTTAATACCTAAAGAAGAAGTATTAGTTGATGGAGATTATGAAGAAGATCAAAGAAAAGAATTATTAAATCGTCTTTTAGAATATCATAAGATTAAAGAAGTTACTGAGTTTTTTAAAGAGCAACAAATTGAATCTTTAAAAGGATTGAGTAAAGCAAAATCTATTATTAAAATTACAAGAATTGATGATGAAAAATTACCATTAGCTCCAAATAATATTAACTTAGATAAATTTTCAAAAATTTTTTTAAGAGCCATTGAAAAATCTAAATTTAGAACTGTTGAAACAAATATTCTTACAACAACAGAAGTTTCACCAGAAGAAATTGCAAATGAAATTAAAAAGCATTTAATAAAACATAGTATTGACAAAATAAAATTAGAAGATTTGATTGAACAAAAAGACTTTTCATTAAGAATGCTTGTAGCAACTTTTATGGCAGTTTTAGACTTAGCTTCAAAAAAACTTATAAATATTTTTCAAGAAGGTGACGATATCATCGTTGAAAATATTAGCAAAGGAGAATAA
- the scpB gene encoding SMC-Scp complex subunit ScpB: MNFKKQMAIVEGLFFVNGDEGTSIEDIKLILEINDEKKIVEVINALIEKYQKDDSCGLEIQNFAKTKYRMITKKENVEFYTKLSNIKTETKLSTASIETLSIIAYKGPITRAAVENIRGVNCDAIFYKLKTRNLITNVGKSDEVGKPSLYKVTDSFLKYFNLKSLDDLPKIEDESKNEKDIFGR, encoded by the coding sequence ATGAATTTCAAAAAACAAATGGCAATTGTTGAAGGTTTATTTTTTGTAAACGGAGATGAAGGGACAAGTATAGAAGATATTAAACTTATTTTAGAAATTAATGATGAAAAAAAAATTGTTGAAGTTATTAATGCTTTAATAGAAAAATATCAAAAAGATGATTCATGTGGATTAGAAATTCAAAACTTTGCAAAAACAAAATATCGAATGATAACAAAAAAAGAAAATGTTGAGTTTTATACAAAGTTATCTAATATAAAAACAGAAACAAAATTATCAACCGCAAGTATAGAAACACTTTCTATTATCGCCTATAAAGGTCCAATCACTAGAGCTGCAGTCGAAAACATAAGAGGAGTAAATTGTGATGCTATCTTTTATAAATTAAAAACTAGAAATTTAATTACAAATGTTGGTAAAAGTGATGAGGTTGGAAAACCAAGTCTTTATAAAGTTACAGATAGTTTTTTAAAGTATTTTAATTTAAAAAGTCTTGATGATTTACCAAAAATAGAAGATGAAAGCAAAAATGAAAAAGACATTTTTGGAAGGTAA
- a CDS encoding pseudouridine synthase, with protein MERLQKIIAARGYCSRRQAENLIAQGKVKVNGVVVTEAGSSFDKNVVIFINNKEVKKVSDKVYYLFNKPRLVLTTMNDPKGRPTVADYFKDSKIRVFPVGRLDYDVSGALIMTNDGEFANFVMHPRYEFRKTYQALCKGTVSKQQIKKLIVGVIIDDDYKTKAIYAKLVNYDAKFDESIVEITVAEGRKHHVKKMLIAADIFLKKLKRTQIEFLEISDVKLGTYRALKTHEVKMFYGLYNSNNRKN; from the coding sequence ATGGAGAGATTACAAAAAATTATAGCAGCAAGAGGATATTGTTCTAGAAGACAAGCGGAAAATTTGATTGCTCAAGGAAAAGTAAAAGTAAATGGTGTAGTTGTAACAGAAGCTGGTAGTTCTTTTGATAAAAATGTTGTTATTTTTATCAATAACAAGGAAGTAAAAAAAGTAAGCGATAAAGTTTATTATTTATTCAATAAACCTAGATTAGTTTTAACAACAATGAATGATCCAAAAGGTAGACCGACTGTTGCAGATTATTTTAAAGATTCTAAAATTAGAGTGTTTCCTGTCGGAAGACTTGATTATGATGTAAGTGGAGCGCTTATTATGACAAATGATGGTGAGTTTGCTAACTTTGTTATGCATCCAAGATATGAGTTTAGAAAAACTTATCAAGCACTATGCAAAGGAACTGTTTCAAAGCAACAAATTAAAAAATTGATAGTTGGAGTTATTATTGATGATGATTATAAGACTAAAGCAATTTATGCAAAGTTAGTTAATTATGATGCAAAATTTGATGAATCAATAGTAGAGATAACAGTTGCCGAAGGAAGAAAACATCATGTTAAAAAAATGCTTATTGCAGCAGATATATTTTTAAAAAAATTAAAAAGAACACAAATTGAATTTTTAGAAATTAGTGATGTTAAATTAGGAACTTATCGTGCATTAAAGACGCATGAAGTTAAAATGTTTTATGGTTTATATAATTCAAATAATCGAAAAAACTAA
- a CDS encoding YebC/PmpR family DNA-binding transcriptional regulator, producing the protein MGRAHEVRKQSMEKTAAMKSAIYGRAAKEIYMAAKSGSADPDSNLALRSAIDKAKSKQVPADVIQRAIKRASGGDAENYTSNRYEGYGPGNSMIIVDSLTTNVNRAIAEIRDAFNKNGGKIANSGSVSHSFQATSLFAFEGKSVEEVLELLMESDCEVNDVVEEEGLTIVYAPFNSFNSVKQVLDNIGIGDYKIAETIMLADENIKIEDEEAVANFEKLINKLNELEDVQNVYHNVED; encoded by the coding sequence ATGGGAAGAGCACACGAAGTTAGAAAACAAAGTATGGAAAAAACGGCTGCAATGAAGTCGGCAATTTACGGAAGAGCTGCAAAAGAGATTTATATGGCAGCAAAAAGCGGAAGCGCAGATCCGGATTCAAACTTAGCATTAAGAAGTGCAATTGATAAAGCTAAATCAAAACAAGTTCCAGCAGATGTAATTCAAAGAGCGATTAAAAGAGCATCTGGAGGAGATGCGGAAAATTATACTTCAAATAGATATGAAGGATATGGTCCGGGAAACTCAATGATAATTGTTGATTCATTAACAACTAATGTTAATAGAGCAATTGCCGAAATTAGAGATGCATTTAATAAAAATGGCGGAAAAATTGCAAACTCTGGATCAGTTTCGCATTCATTTCAAGCAACTAGTTTATTTGCTTTTGAAGGAAAAAGTGTAGAAGAAGTTTTAGAGTTATTAATGGAATCAGATTGCGAAGTTAATGATGTTGTTGAAGAAGAAGGTCTAACAATTGTTTATGCACCTTTTAACTCATTTAATTCTGTAAAACAAGTTTTAGATAACATCGGAATTGGTGATTATAAGATAGCAGAAACTATAATGTTAGCAGATGAAAATATAAAAATTGAAGATGAAGAAGCAGTTGCTAATTTTGAAAAACTTATTAATAAGTTAAATGAGTTAGAAGATGTTCAAAACGTTTATCATAATGTAGAAGACTAG
- a CDS encoding fructose-bisphosphatase class II: MNRDIVLLRAVEVAALATHKYIGRKDKKLIDQAAVEALEVILKNEKDFKLKVVNGEGELDEAPMLYSGQILGDIENPEAKIYDLSVDPVEGTYPAAYNFAGSVAAIAVSRLNTQLQLPEMYMEKLFVSDEFREWIDLKKGIINVIKDMQKFCQRKDLKCIILDKPRHKEIIEELSAIGVIVRMIQDGDVLAAIDVVNGAADFVYGIGGAPEGSLMASLAIASGCKMQSRLVPYQEIWPNEKETKLRMQTENAWIEKHNIDFDTILEDLDLIADERARFFAAGITAGGSLRPIDYKNGKFYVNAFMASHGIARNIKSVYDIKKVNALKPGIKSIFDKYKR, encoded by the coding sequence ATGAATAGAGATATAGTTTTACTTAGAGCTGTTGAAGTAGCCGCACTTGCAACTCACAAATATATTGGAAGAAAAGATAAAAAATTAATAGATCAAGCAGCAGTTGAAGCACTAGAAGTAATATTAAAAAACGAAAAAGATTTCAAATTAAAAGTTGTTAATGGTGAAGGAGAGCTTGATGAAGCGCCAATGTTATATTCGGGACAAATTTTGGGAGACATTGAAAATCCTGAGGCTAAAATTTATGATTTATCTGTTGATCCTGTTGAAGGTACTTATCCTGCTGCGTATAATTTTGCAGGTAGTGTTGCTGCAATTGCAGTTTCAAGATTAAACACTCAATTGCAATTACCAGAAATGTATATGGAAAAACTATTTGTAAGTGATGAGTTTAGAGAATGGATAGATTTAAAAAAAGGAATTATTAATGTAATCAAAGATATGCAAAAGTTTTGTCAACGAAAAGACTTAAAATGTATTATTTTAGATAAACCAAGACATAAAGAAATTATTGAAGAACTAAGTGCAATTGGTGTCATAGTTAGAATGATTCAAGATGGAGATGTTCTTGCGGCAATCGATGTTGTGAATGGTGCTGCTGATTTTGTTTATGGAATTGGCGGAGCGCCTGAAGGGAGTTTAATGGCATCTTTAGCAATTGCTTCAGGATGTAAAATGCAATCACGTTTAGTTCCTTATCAAGAAATTTGACCAAATGAAAAAGAAACTAAACTAAGAATGCAAACAGAAAATGCATGAATAGAAAAACATAATATTGATTTTGATACAATCTTAGAAGATTTAGATTTAATAGCTGATGAAAGGGCAAGGTTTTTTGCAGCAGGAATAACTGCTGGCGGTTCATTAAGACCAATTGATTATAAAAATGGTAAATTCTATGTTAATGCATTTATGGCAAGTCATGGAATAGCGAGAAATATAAAATCAGTTTATGATATTAAAAAAGTAAATGCTTTAAAACCAGGCATTAAATCAATATTTGATAAATACAAAAGATAA
- a CDS encoding inorganic diphosphatase — protein sequence MKNNVIEMIVEIPKGSSNKYEYDIASKSISLDRVLYGANFYPGEYGFIDETLDWDGDPLDVISLVTYPTMPGVKVKIRILGSIKMIDAGEIDTKLFGVFHDDPRFNAYQKISDVPQHLKDEIENFFLQYKSLQKKEVRIDGWGDVDHAEKEIIECKERYQQYKDRYLKPGGKEEILTEWKEKGLGQA from the coding sequence ATGAAAAATAATGTAATTGAAATGATAGTTGAAATTCCAAAAGGTAGTTCAAATAAATATGAATATGATATTGCTTCAAAATCAATTAGTTTAGATAGAGTTTTATATGGAGCAAACTTTTATCCAGGAGAATATGGATTTATTGATGAAACTTTAGATTGAGATGGAGATCCACTTGATGTAATTAGTTTAGTAACTTATCCTACAATGCCAGGGGTTAAAGTGAAAATAAGAATTCTTGGAAGTATTAAAATGATAGACGCCGGAGAGATCGATACAAAATTATTTGGTGTATTTCATGATGATCCTAGATTTAATGCATATCAAAAGATAAGTGATGTTCCTCAACATTTAAAAGATGAAATCGAAAACTTCTTCTTACAATATAAATCTTTACAAAAAAAAGAAGTCAGAATCGATGGATGAGGTGATGTTGATCATGCAGAAAAAGAAATTATAGAATGTAAAGAAAGATATCAACAATATAAAGATCGTTATTTAAAACCTGGAGGTAAAGAAGAAATTCTTACTGAATGAAAAGAAAAAGGTTTAGGTCAAGCATAA
- a CDS encoding ECF transporter S component: MEDKKEQHVIPEHKEDGKKHDHYHGEHHFDGQGNHDDILDEDFNIKNSIYTSKRNLIFRTAAAGTFLALAAIGSAIDMFGERFFKLPLNEIILSIRYFDILIICLSIASIGPVFSSFIGVIMPWIHMLMDGDHPPLTHVVDSFGYFSVVWILWFFYYVVFRNSYIHKDKNRKKDLFKRYMPLVGFIPVSVIVYTAFTILIIFITDQSGHHHDDHDESIINKIISYHEKHEHEAQGDEWDLFKEKAVIYSFTIAGFELVRFSICGALFVILEPQMKKINHRYR, from the coding sequence ATGGAAGATAAAAAAGAACAACATGTTATACCTGAACATAAAGAAGATGGTAAAAAACATGATCATTATCATGGAGAACACCATTTCGATGGGCAAGGTAATCATGATGATATTTTAGATGAAGATTTTAATATAAAAAATAGTATCTATACATCTAAAAGAAATTTAATTTTTAGAACAGCTGCTGCTGGTACATTTTTAGCTTTAGCTGCTATTGGAAGTGCAATTGATATGTTTGGTGAAAGATTTTTCAAATTACCATTAAATGAAATAATTTTATCAATTAGATATTTTGATATTTTGATTATTTGTTTATCTATTGCAAGCATAGGGCCTGTTTTTTCTAGTTTTATTGGAGTTATAATGCCATGAATTCACATGTTAATGGATGGAGATCATCCGCCATTAACTCACGTTGTTGATTCATTTGGATATTTCTCAGTTGTTTGAATTTTATGATTCTTCTACTATGTAGTATTTAGAAATTCATACATTCACAAAGATAAAAATAGAAAAAAAGATTTGTTTAAAAGATATATGCCATTAGTTGGATTTATACCTGTGTCAGTAATTGTATATACAGCTTTTACAATTTTAATAATATTTATAACAGACCAAAGTGGACATCACCATGATGATCATGACGAAAGTATTATTAATAAAATTATTAGTTATCATGAAAAACATGAACACGAAGCTCAAGGAGATGAATGAGATTTATTTAAAGAAAAAGCTGTTATTTATTCATTTACTATCGCAGGATTTGAGTTAGTTAGATTTTCTATATGTGGAGCGTTGTTTGTAATCTTAGAACCACAAATGAAAAAAATTAATCATAGATATAGATAA
- a CDS encoding rod shape-determining protein, protein MGKKPLYVSLDLGTAYTLVYISGQGIVYNEPSIVAYKIAENKIVAVGEEAYKMIGKANKNLRIVRPMVDGVITDIKATQSQLNHIFARLRLTKALQGSVILMACPSVITELEKNALRKIATNLGAAHVFVEEEVKMAALGGGVNINSPTGQLVIDMGGGTSDVAVIASGDIVSSKSIKVAGNTLNEEILKFIRAQYGMEVGIKTAETVKIQMGSLAKYPDERSMKVYGRDVVSGLPREIEITPPEIREVLKVPLSKIIDLTVRVLEETPPELAGDIFRNGIVLCGGTALIKGIDKYFGDTLQLPVKVGEQPLLAVINGTRKYEEDIYDKLREMLYKPKNQEF, encoded by the coding sequence ATGGGGAAAAAACCATTATATGTTTCATTAGATTTAGGTACAGCATACACACTTGTTTATATTTCAGGACAGGGAATTGTGTACAATGAACCATCGATAGTAGCATATAAAATAGCAGAAAATAAAATAGTAGCAGTTGGAGAAGAAGCTTATAAAATGATAGGTAAGGCCAACAAAAATTTAAGAATTGTTAGACCAATGGTTGATGGAGTTATTACAGATATTAAAGCAACTCAATCACAATTGAATCACATTTTTGCTAGATTAAGATTAACAAAAGCTTTACAAGGTTCGGTGATTCTTATGGCATGTCCATCAGTAATTACAGAATTAGAAAAAAATGCTCTTAGAAAAATAGCAACAAATTTAGGAGCGGCACATGTTTTTGTTGAAGAAGAAGTAAAAATGGCGGCACTTGGTGGAGGAGTTAATATTAACTCACCAACAGGGCAATTAGTAATTGATATGGGTGGAGGAACATCTGATGTTGCAGTTATTGCATCAGGAGATATAGTTTCATCAAAATCAATTAAAGTGGCTGGAAATACTTTGAATGAAGAAATTTTAAAATTTATTAGAGCACAATATGGAATGGAAGTTGGAATCAAAACTGCTGAAACAGTTAAAATTCAAATGGGTTCATTAGCTAAATATCCTGATGAAAGATCTATGAAAGTTTATGGACGTGACGTTGTTTCAGGATTACCAAGAGAAATTGAAATCACTCCTCCAGAAATTAGAGAAGTATTAAAAGTTCCATTATCAAAAATTATAGATTTAACAGTTAGAGTATTAGAAGAAACTCCCCCAGAATTAGCTGGTGATATTTTCAGAAATGGTATTGTTTTATGTGGAGGAACAGCTTTAATAAAAGGTATTGATAAATATTTTGGAGATACTTTACAATTACCAGTAAAAGTTGGTGAACAACCATTATTAGCGGTTATTAATGGAACAAGAAAATATGAAGAAGATATTTATGACAAATTAAGAGAGATGTTATATAAGCCTAAAAACCAAGAGTTTTAA
- a CDS encoding ferredoxin, whose product MKKTWVDKTLCIGCEACVNIDEDDILFMDEDGLAEAKENDKELKTCQMVCPTGAIKIGKE is encoded by the coding sequence ATGAAAAAAACTTGAGTAGATAAAACTCTTTGCATTGGTTGCGAAGCTTGTGTAAATATTGATGAAGATGACATCTTATTTATGGATGAAGATGGACTGGCTGAAGCAAAAGAAAATGATAAAGAATTAAAAACTTGTCAAATGGTTTGTCCTACAGGGGCTATTAAAATAGGAAAAGAATAA
- the cmk gene encoding (d)CMP kinase, with the protein MNLKINIAVDGTASSGKSSVMMVVAKDLGFHFIDTGLMYRAYTKMCLDNKVDFNNNVKIIEQLKNFDFHYREGNQIYVGNKNYTKYLSDYDVVENIKYIATLLEVRNKMVDLQRKMAINGNKIMVGRDITTVVLPNAELKIYFDCSAETRAKRRVKQNEENNIYPNDYEDILRQIIQRDESDKNRKESPLMIAKDAWVIDTSDLTFDQVVEKVKTKVLSFINQEE; encoded by the coding sequence ATGAATTTAAAAATAAATATTGCAGTAGATGGAACAGCAAGTAGTGGTAAAAGCTCTGTTATGATGGTTGTTGCAAAAGATTTAGGATTTCATTTTATCGATACTGGTTTAATGTATCGAGCATATACAAAAATGTGCTTGGATAATAAAGTTGATTTTAATAACAATGTTAAAATTATCGAACAGTTAAAAAACTTTGATTTTCATTATCGAGAAGGAAATCAAATTTATGTAGGAAATAAAAATTATACAAAATATTTATCAGATTATGATGTGGTTGAAAATATAAAATATATTGCAACTTTATTAGAAGTAAGAAATAAAATGGTTGATTTACAAAGAAAAATGGCAATCAATGGAAATAAAATTATGGTAGGAAGAGACATTACTACCGTTGTTTTACCAAATGCTGAATTAAAAATTTATTTTGATTGTTCTGCAGAAACTAGAGCAAAAAGAAGAGTTAAACAAAATGAAGAAAATAATATTTATCCAAATGATTATGAAGATATTTTAAGACAAATAATTCAAAGAGATGAGTCTGATAAAAATAGGAAAGAAAGTCCGCTAATGATTGCAAAAGATGCATGAGTGATTGATACAAGTGATTTAACATTTGATCAAGTGGTAGAAAAAGTAAAAACAAAAGTATTATCATTTATTAATCAGGAGGAATAA